A portion of the Paucilactobacillus hokkaidonensis JCM 18461 genome contains these proteins:
- the plsX gene encoding phosphate acyltransferase PlsX, with product MKIAVDAMGGDHAPQEIIIGVEQARDLYPDVEFYLYGMEDQIRPLVKNQDRLTIIPTTETIDMGEEPVRAIRRKKDSSIVRAANAVKAGEADAFFSAGNTGAVLAAGLFIVGRIKGIDRPGLTSVLPVADPKTDQQNFVYLDTGANAESKEKNLVQFAYLGKFYAQKVLKVAQPRVALLNNGTEEDKGDKLHKAVYQLLNDDPEIDFVGNVESSELLNGRADVVVTDGWGGNAALKATEGTAKTMLSLIKNGILNGGLRAKLGYLLMKPVFGQIGKIMGTSNYGGAVMLGLKAPVVKTHGSSKADAVKNTIGQIREMLSSKVIDETVIHFSAIDQAEDVDNSSKNS from the coding sequence ATGAAAATTGCAGTTGACGCCATGGGTGGCGATCACGCACCACAAGAAATTATTATTGGAGTAGAACAAGCACGTGATTTGTATCCAGATGTTGAGTTTTATTTATATGGGATGGAAGATCAAATTCGCCCTTTAGTTAAGAATCAAGATCGATTAACGATTATTCCAACGACGGAAACTATTGACATGGGTGAAGAACCCGTCCGTGCAATTCGCCGTAAAAAAGATTCATCGATTGTTAGAGCGGCGAATGCGGTCAAAGCTGGAGAAGCAGATGCATTTTTTTCTGCAGGAAATACTGGTGCAGTACTAGCTGCTGGTCTATTTATTGTTGGGCGAATTAAAGGGATTGACCGTCCTGGCTTAACTTCCGTTTTACCAGTTGCTGATCCAAAAACAGATCAACAAAATTTTGTTTATTTAGATACAGGTGCTAATGCTGAAAGCAAAGAAAAGAATTTAGTTCAGTTTGCCTATTTAGGTAAATTCTATGCCCAAAAAGTATTAAAAGTTGCACAACCCCGAGTGGCATTATTAAATAATGGTACTGAAGAAGATAAGGGAGATAAGTTACATAAAGCGGTCTATCAACTACTCAATGATGATCCTGAAATTGATTTTGTTGGTAATGTAGAATCTAGTGAATTATTAAATGGTCGCGCAGACGTGGTAGTTACTGATGGCTGGGGTGGCAATGCTGCCTTAAAGGCAACAGAAGGTACTGCTAAAACAATGTTATCATTAATTAAAAATGGTATTTTGAATGGTGGGTTACGTGCTAAACTCGGCTATTTATTGATGAAACCAGTTTTTGGTCAAATTGGTAAAATTATGGGGACATCCAATTATGGTGGTGCGGTTATGTTGGGTTTGAAGGCTCCGGTTGTCAAAACACATGGATCATCTAAGGCTGATGCAGTAAAAAACACGATTGGTCAAATTAGAGAAATGCTGTCATCAAAAGTGATTGATGAGACGGTTATTCATTTTAGTGCAATTGATCAGGCTGAAGACGTAGACAATTCTTCTAAAAACAGCTAA
- the ftsY gene encoding signal recognition particle-docking protein FtsY, with the protein MGLFDIFKRKSKVDKETQADEQQTSEVAQSAESQSENNVGQEIVSATNTQSEPQASTEPTSNETDVQSEESSEITTVESTEGEANNIESEVLSDEMTKSADTKIQADADIEETQTASPVTQSDEPVSQPTSEDQQDNKYEQGLEKSRTGFGARLNALLANFRHVDEEFFDNLEEALIESDVGFEMAVSLSDQLREEVKLQNAKSQQEVTNVIIEKLVDIYEQQGKNEDNAIHFAKQGPTVILFVGVNGVGKTTTIGKMAALYQRQGKKVLLAAADTFRAGATEQLQVWGDRDHVKVVTGPDQGDPAAVVYDAVNQAKNEDYDVLFVDTAGRLQNKVNLMNELAKMKRIISREIEGAPQEVLLVLDATTGQNALTQAKLFKESTDVTGIVLTKLDGTARGGIVLAIRNELHLPVKMVGLGEQVDDLQEFDAGEFVYGLFKGLVTATK; encoded by the coding sequence ATGGGATTATTTGATATATTTAAACGAAAATCAAAAGTTGACAAAGAAACTCAAGCTGATGAACAACAAACTAGTGAAGTAGCACAATCTGCTGAATCACAAAGTGAAAATAATGTGGGACAAGAGATTGTGTCAGCAACCAATACTCAGTCAGAACCCCAAGCTTCAACCGAACCAACTAGCAATGAAACAGATGTTCAATCTGAAGAATCGAGTGAGATAACCACTGTTGAATCAACAGAAGGTGAAGCCAACAATATCGAATCAGAAGTGTTATCTGATGAAATGACAAAAAGTGCCGATACAAAAATACAAGCTGATGCTGATATTGAAGAGACGCAAACTGCTAGTCCAGTTACGCAATCAGATGAGCCAGTTTCTCAACCTACCAGTGAAGACCAACAAGATAATAAATATGAACAGGGACTAGAAAAGTCACGTACTGGTTTTGGGGCCCGATTGAATGCATTACTAGCTAACTTTAGGCATGTTGATGAGGAATTCTTTGATAACTTGGAAGAAGCTTTGATAGAGTCTGACGTTGGTTTTGAAATGGCCGTTTCACTGAGTGATCAATTACGTGAAGAAGTAAAATTACAAAATGCCAAAAGCCAACAAGAAGTCACGAATGTTATCATCGAGAAATTAGTTGATATTTATGAGCAACAAGGTAAAAATGAGGATAATGCAATTCATTTTGCCAAACAAGGACCAACTGTTATTTTATTTGTTGGTGTCAATGGAGTTGGTAAAACAACTACTATTGGTAAAATGGCTGCATTATACCAGCGGCAGGGTAAGAAGGTGTTATTAGCTGCTGCAGATACTTTCCGGGCTGGTGCCACTGAACAGTTACAAGTGTGGGGTGATCGTGATCACGTTAAGGTGGTCACAGGACCTGATCAAGGAGACCCGGCTGCTGTTGTTTATGATGCTGTTAATCAGGCTAAAAACGAAGACTATGATGTTTTGTTTGTTGATACAGCTGGTCGACTACAAAATAAAGTTAACCTGATGAATGAATTGGCCAAGATGAAACGGATTATTAGTCGTGAAATTGAGGGTGCCCCGCAAGAGGTGCTATTGGTGTTGGATGCAACGACAGGGCAAAATGCACTTACACAGGCTAAACTATTTAAAGAAAGTACTGATGTAACCGGAATTGTTTTGACCAAGCTTGATGGAACGGCGCGTGGTGGAATTGTATTAGCAATTCGCAATGAACTCCATTTACCAGTTAAGATGGTTGGCTTGGGAGAACAAGTTGATGATTTACAAGAATTTGATGCTGGTGAATTTGTTTATGGGCTCTTTAAAGGCCTCGTTACAGCAACTAAGTAA
- the acpP gene encoding acyl carrier protein — MEKQEIFDKVTEIVADHFDVDRAKVTNELNLKTDLNADSIDFVEFVLEIEDTFGSEISDSDAEKLSTIGEVVDYIAAHQTN; from the coding sequence ATGGAAAAGCAGGAGATTTTTGATAAAGTAACTGAAATTGTGGCGGATCACTTTGATGTTGATCGGGCAAAGGTTACTAATGAGTTGAATTTAAAAACTGATTTGAACGCGGACTCAATTGACTTTGTTGAGTTTGTCTTAGAAATTGAGGATACTTTTGGTTCTGAAATTTCTGATAGCGATGCTGAAAAATTAAGTACAATCGGTGAAGTTGTCGATTATATCGCCGCACATCAAACTAATTAG
- the smc gene encoding chromosome segregation protein SMC, translating to MRLISLELNGFKSFAQKTKIEFMTGMTGIVGPNGSGKSNIIEAIRWVMGEQSAKDLRGGKMTDIIFAGSATRKPLNRAEVSITFDNHDHYLASDYTEIKITRRLYRSGESQYLINGNECRLKDVLDLFMDSGLGRESFSIISQGRVEAIFNGKPEDRRAVIEEVAGVAKYKKNKDTAQKRLGETNDNLHRVNDIINELETQMEPLAQQSALAKDYQEQKSRFDQLDKTKTVLDIEKNQHQLTDVATRLANAKKLSVQYDDQTKESSQTLNELKQQQNRLNVTKDKLQNDLLVQTKQIADLSNAKNISNERKNNEAATLTQIKTRLAQVKQQLTDNQAKLSDWQQQQQEQASAIKTNQNALQQLKEMSVEQRQQKLSQQIEKLQSKQVDQMQKLTTVHNQKTYLTHNHEQDQKRQSQASIELQTNEHKTQQLNEQQEQLQLELKQQHSVVDEINDQLATAQSHRQQLQTQYEQKQKQWYQSLGQVQTVQARINSFKSLEADYAGFYQGVRYVLQHRQKFAGLKGPVSELLNVPASYTTAIETVLGGQLQNLVVDNQQSGKQIINFLVANRAGRATILPLDTLIQRNSNQTLLHQLMGLTGLAGLASELVQTDPKFQSLLNYLLSNTLIADNLDHATLIAKQSQHRFRVVTLDGQLINASGAMTGGANKQQRQGLLTRQQSQQELEVQIKDVQAKSTELENQVGKYDTAIQTNKQLIEQLQAKLEQQRSQLQTVTSKADLLQNEQKMNQRQVSALEFEVKQQTDEHATFAQQITENEQQEKKITSTIEALKVNIQQSKVDLQALQENASAQAEQIHDKEQWLAVATEKLQQISRQMTDLNEAIANDEQSIQQLTQETDATVSSQTDQAQQGQQAADQLVDLQQVHEQTNQQLGHTNDSLTALSEKIEAANQQQQRLQELQRAALDELNEVNARHVKLESLIDQGMNRLAEQYAMTLTEAKQDLSELEPAEITTQLKLLKRGLDEIGTVNLGSIEEYERVSTRYTFLHDQQTDLLNSQQQLNETMQEMDQEVITRFETSFHQVADAFAKIFVEMFGGGQAKLVLTEPDNLLTSGIDIIAQPPGKKNQQMSLLSGGERALTAITLLFSILAVRPVPFSILDETEAALDEANVNRFAHYLSTYGDDGPQFIVVTHRKGTMMNAKVLYGVTMQESGVSKMVSVSLEDVNAS from the coding sequence ATGCGACTGATTTCATTAGAGCTAAATGGTTTTAAATCATTTGCGCAAAAAACAAAAATTGAATTTATGACCGGAATGACTGGGATTGTTGGCCCCAATGGTAGTGGTAAAAGTAATATTATTGAGGCTATTCGTTGGGTAATGGGAGAACAGTCTGCCAAAGATTTACGTGGCGGCAAGATGACTGATATTATTTTTGCTGGATCAGCAACCAGAAAACCGCTGAATCGGGCTGAAGTATCGATTACTTTCGACAATCACGATCATTATTTAGCTAGCGATTACACCGAAATAAAAATTACACGCCGGTTATATCGCAGTGGTGAGAGTCAATATTTAATTAATGGAAATGAGTGTCGACTTAAAGATGTCTTGGACCTCTTTATGGATTCTGGCTTAGGCCGTGAATCGTTCTCGATTATTTCACAAGGTCGTGTTGAAGCAATCTTTAATGGTAAGCCAGAAGATCGACGGGCAGTTATTGAAGAGGTAGCTGGTGTTGCTAAATACAAAAAAAACAAAGACACAGCCCAAAAACGATTAGGTGAGACTAACGATAATTTGCACCGAGTAAACGATATTATTAATGAGCTTGAAACACAAATGGAACCTTTGGCGCAGCAAAGTGCCTTGGCAAAAGATTATCAAGAACAAAAAAGCCGTTTTGATCAATTAGATAAAACTAAAACGGTGCTTGATATTGAAAAAAATCAGCATCAGTTGACTGATGTAGCTACCCGATTAGCTAATGCAAAAAAGCTAAGTGTCCAGTATGATGATCAAACTAAAGAATCTAGTCAAACGCTGAATGAACTTAAGCAACAACAAAATAGATTAAATGTGACTAAAGATAAATTGCAAAACGATTTGTTAGTTCAAACAAAACAAATTGCCGATTTATCCAATGCAAAAAATATTAGCAACGAACGTAAAAATAATGAAGCGGCAACATTAACCCAGATTAAAACCAGGTTGGCACAGGTTAAGCAACAATTAACCGATAACCAGGCTAAGTTAAGTGATTGGCAACAGCAACAACAGGAACAAGCGAGTGCAATTAAAACCAATCAAAATGCATTACAGCAACTTAAAGAAATGAGTGTTGAACAACGGCAACAAAAGTTATCACAACAAATTGAAAAATTGCAGTCAAAGCAAGTTGACCAGATGCAAAAATTAACAACTGTTCATAATCAAAAAACATATTTAACACATAATCATGAACAAGATCAGAAACGTCAAAGTCAGGCTAGTATTGAATTACAGACTAACGAGCATAAGACCCAACAATTAAATGAACAACAGGAACAATTACAACTTGAATTGAAGCAACAACACAGTGTTGTGGATGAAATAAATGATCAATTAGCCACAGCACAGTCTCATCGGCAACAATTACAGACTCAATATGAACAAAAACAAAAGCAATGGTATCAATCGTTAGGCCAAGTTCAAACGGTGCAAGCACGAATTAATAGCTTTAAATCATTAGAAGCTGATTATGCTGGATTTTATCAAGGTGTTCGATATGTATTACAACATCGTCAAAAGTTTGCGGGGCTCAAAGGACCAGTATCTGAGTTGCTTAATGTTCCAGCATCCTACACCACGGCCATAGAAACAGTTCTTGGTGGTCAATTACAAAATTTGGTAGTTGATAATCAACAAAGCGGTAAGCAGATTATTAATTTCTTAGTGGCTAACCGTGCTGGTCGGGCGACTATTTTACCGCTTGATACGTTGATCCAACGAAATAGTAACCAAACTTTATTGCATCAGTTAATGGGATTAACAGGGTTGGCAGGCTTAGCCAGTGAATTAGTCCAGACTGACCCTAAATTTCAATCATTATTGAATTATTTATTGAGTAATACGTTAATTGCTGATAATTTAGATCATGCAACATTAATTGCCAAACAAAGCCAACATCGTTTTCGGGTGGTAACTCTGGATGGACAATTAATTAATGCCAGTGGTGCAATGACTGGTGGGGCCAACAAACAGCAACGTCAGGGGTTGTTGACAAGGCAACAGTCGCAACAAGAGCTTGAGGTGCAGATAAAAGACGTCCAAGCTAAATCGACTGAGTTAGAAAATCAGGTAGGTAAATACGATACCGCCATTCAAACGAATAAACAGTTGATTGAACAATTACAGGCTAAATTAGAACAACAGCGATCACAATTGCAGACTGTTACAAGTAAGGCCGATTTATTGCAAAATGAGCAAAAAATGAATCAGCGTCAGGTGAGTGCCCTTGAGTTTGAGGTCAAACAGCAAACTGATGAGCATGCTACTTTTGCCCAACAAATAACTGAAAACGAGCAACAAGAAAAAAAGATTACTAGTACAATTGAAGCTTTGAAAGTCAATATTCAACAAAGCAAGGTCGATTTACAAGCTTTGCAAGAAAATGCGTCTGCACAAGCTGAGCAAATTCATGATAAAGAGCAATGGTTGGCAGTTGCAACGGAAAAATTACAACAAATTAGTCGCCAAATGACTGACCTGAATGAGGCTATTGCCAATGATGAACAGTCCATTCAACAACTGACACAAGAAACTGATGCAACTGTGTCAAGCCAAACCGATCAGGCCCAACAAGGTCAACAAGCTGCGGATCAATTGGTTGATTTACAACAGGTTCATGAACAGACAAACCAACAGTTAGGCCACACAAATGATTCGTTGACTGCTTTAAGTGAAAAAATTGAGGCTGCTAATCAGCAACAACAACGGCTGCAAGAATTGCAACGAGCGGCTTTAGATGAATTAAATGAAGTCAATGCACGGCATGTTAAATTGGAATCATTGATTGATCAAGGAATGAACCGGCTAGCGGAACAATATGCGATGACGTTGACCGAGGCGAAACAAGATCTTAGTGAACTTGAACCAGCAGAAATTACGACGCAATTAAAACTGCTAAAACGCGGTCTCGATGAAATTGGTACGGTTAATTTAGGCTCAATTGAAGAGTATGAACGCGTGTCTACTCGTTATACATTTCTACATGATCAACAAACTGACTTGCTGAATTCACAGCAACAATTGAATGAAACCATGCAAGAAATGGACCAAGAGGTGATAACTAGATTTGAAACTAGCTTCCACCAAGTTGCGGATGCATTTGCTAAAATATTTGTCGAAATGTTTGGCGGCGGTCAAGCAAAATTAGTTTTAACCGAACCAGATAATTTGTTAACATCTGGAATTGATATAATCGCACAGCCGCCTGGTAAAAAGAATCAACAAATGAGCCTATTATCTGGTGGCGAACGCGCACTGACTGCCATTACATTACTATTTTCAATTCTCGCTGTCCGTCCGGTACCATTTTCTATTTTAGATGAAACAGAAGCAGCCTTGGATGAAGCAAACGTAAATCGATTTGCACACTATCTAAGTACCTATGGTGATGATGGCCCCCAATTTATTGTCGTTACTCATCGAAAGGGTACTATGATGAATGCTAAGGTGCTCTATGGTGTTACAATGCAAGAATCAGGTGTATCGAAGATGGTTTCGGTCTCACTTGAAGATGTCAATGCTAGCTAA
- a CDS encoding putative DNA-binding protein has translation MEIEKNYRINSLFEFYKSLLTDKQNNYMQLYYGDDYSLGEIAEEFSISRQAVYDNIKRTESIIEVYENKLHLYRDFVARNKQADIIQTYVKSNYPNDETLNKLVAHLENLEEE, from the coding sequence ATGGAAATTGAAAAAAATTATCGAATTAATTCGTTATTTGAGTTCTACAAATCTTTATTGACAGACAAACAAAACAATTATATGCAGCTTTATTATGGGGATGATTATTCATTGGGCGAAATTGCTGAAGAATTTTCTATCAGCCGGCAAGCTGTATATGATAATATAAAGAGAACTGAATCGATCATTGAGGTATATGAAAATAAACTGCATTTGTATCGAGACTTCGTTGCCCGTAACAAACAGGCCGATATTATTCAAACCTATGTAAAAAGTAATTATCCAAATGATGAAACGCTAAACAAATTAGTTGCTCATCTTGAAAATTTAGAAGAAGAATAG
- the recG gene encoding ATP-dependent DNA helicase RecG — protein MLSLQDSVSLITGVGPKRVIALASLGIQTVEDLLTYYPTRYDNFEVRDLSTAVDQEKLTIKGTVMSEPVIARFGYKKNRLSFRLLVDQDVVMVTFFNQPYLKDRIELGKDLAVYGKWDGNTARLTGMKLITMNNSELGAVYPANKQIKANTIKKFVETGFKQYEHVIATLLPPPLIKQYGLLPRAKMIQEMHFPSDEHTAKLARRSAAYEEFFLFQLRIQALKRENQTEDGLEILYHNDELKTFIGSLSYELTSAQKKVVNEICRDLRRPIQMNRLLQGDVGSGKTIVAAIAMYATITAGYQAALMVPTEILAGQHAENFARLFDGLPVNVGLLTGSMTAKQHRQLLDQIKHGGVNLIIGTHALIQDAVEYANLGLIVTDEQHRFGVNQRQKFREKGEHPDVLAMTATPIPRTLAITAYGEMDVSIISEMPKGRQPIETRWLRSNQTGVALEFVLKQLQQGSQIYVVTPLIEQSETLDVRNAEELYDNLKQYFEPQFKIGLLHGRLTNEEKDATMQAFKDNETNLLVSTTVIEVGVDVANATVMMVYDADRFGLAQLHQLRGRVGRGSKQGYCLLIADPKNQVGIQRMQTMTETTDGFVVAQRDLELRGAGDVLGQKQSGLPDFKVGDPVGDLKMLQTAQADATDLLATEDWDTQTDNLPLVQYLHRHQLQTHFD, from the coding sequence ATGCTTAGTTTACAAGATTCAGTTAGTTTGATTACAGGCGTTGGCCCTAAACGGGTAATTGCATTAGCCAGTTTAGGGATTCAAACAGTTGAAGATTTACTGACATATTATCCGACTCGTTATGACAACTTTGAGGTACGTGATCTCAGTACAGCAGTTGATCAAGAAAAATTAACAATTAAAGGAACGGTGATGTCTGAACCAGTCATTGCACGGTTCGGTTATAAAAAAAATCGATTGAGTTTTCGTTTGTTAGTTGACCAAGATGTAGTTATGGTAACTTTTTTTAATCAGCCATATTTAAAAGATAGAATTGAACTAGGTAAGGATCTGGCCGTTTATGGTAAATGGGATGGCAATACAGCTCGATTAACTGGGATGAAGCTAATCACAATGAACAACAGTGAACTAGGTGCTGTGTATCCGGCTAATAAGCAGATCAAAGCCAATACTATTAAAAAGTTTGTTGAAACTGGGTTTAAACAGTACGAACATGTAATTGCGACATTACTGCCGCCACCGTTAATTAAACAATATGGCTTACTTCCACGTGCCAAAATGATTCAAGAAATGCATTTTCCCAGTGATGAGCACACAGCGAAGTTGGCTCGACGTAGTGCTGCCTATGAGGAGTTTTTTTTGTTTCAGCTACGAATTCAAGCATTGAAACGTGAAAATCAAACTGAAGATGGTCTGGAAATTTTATATCATAATGATGAACTAAAAACTTTTATTGGGTCACTCAGTTATGAATTAACTTCAGCACAAAAAAAGGTTGTTAATGAAATCTGTCGTGATCTACGACGACCAATCCAAATGAATCGGTTATTGCAAGGAGATGTGGGGTCTGGAAAAACAATTGTTGCTGCAATTGCCATGTATGCGACTATTACGGCGGGATATCAAGCTGCTTTGATGGTACCAACTGAAATTTTGGCTGGTCAGCACGCTGAAAATTTTGCCCGTCTTTTTGATGGGTTACCCGTGAATGTCGGATTGTTGACTGGTTCTATGACTGCCAAGCAACATCGGCAATTATTAGATCAAATTAAGCATGGTGGCGTTAATCTAATTATTGGTACGCATGCACTTATTCAAGATGCAGTTGAATATGCTAACTTGGGTTTGATTGTTACCGATGAACAACATCGTTTTGGTGTTAATCAACGACAAAAGTTTCGTGAAAAAGGGGAACACCCAGATGTACTGGCAATGACAGCTACCCCGATTCCGCGGACTTTGGCGATCACGGCTTATGGTGAAATGGATGTTTCTATTATTAGTGAAATGCCAAAGGGGCGCCAGCCGATTGAGACACGTTGGTTGCGAAGTAATCAGACTGGTGTTGCGTTAGAATTTGTGTTAAAACAGTTGCAACAAGGATCACAAATTTATGTTGTGACACCATTAATTGAGCAATCAGAGACATTAGACGTTCGGAATGCGGAAGAGCTGTATGACAACCTCAAACAATATTTTGAACCGCAGTTTAAAATCGGATTGTTGCACGGTCGATTAACAAATGAAGAAAAAGATGCAACGATGCAGGCATTTAAAGATAATGAAACTAATTTATTGGTATCAACGACTGTGATTGAAGTTGGTGTTGATGTAGCTAATGCAACTGTGATGATGGTTTATGATGCTGATCGATTTGGGTTAGCACAATTGCATCAGTTGCGCGGCCGCGTCGGTCGGGGAAGCAAGCAAGGGTATTGTTTATTAATTGCCGATCCAAAAAATCAGGTTGGAATTCAAAGAATGCAGACAATGACAGAAACGACGGACGGATTTGTGGTGGCACAACGTGATCTGGAATTACGTGGTGCTGGCGATGTTCTTGGTCAAAAACAGTCTGGTTTGCCGGACTTTAAAGTTGGTGATCCAGTTGGTGATCTAAAAATGTTACAAACTGCTCAGGCTGACGCTACTGATTTATTGGCGACAGAAGATTGGGATACGCAAACCGATAATTTACCATTAGTACAGTATTTACATCGTCATCAGCTCCAAACACACTTTGATTAA
- the rnc gene encoding ribonuclease III, with translation MIKKLEQNLATKFNIHFNDPKLLDEAFTQASYVNEHPNQGLKYYERIEFLGDAVLQLTVSEYIYQRYPELPQGKLSRLRAAMVQEDSFSKFALECDFDKYIRLGHGEEMAGARQRPSLLCDIFESFIGALYLDQGKAAVEEFIGQVIFPKLDQGWFDHAVDYKTSLQELLQRDGDVDIEYVVINEVGPDNDRKYQVEVRADNKKIGAGAGSSKKHAEMQAAQNALNELRQAGN, from the coding sequence ATGATTAAGAAATTGGAACAAAATTTAGCTACAAAGTTTAATATTCATTTTAATGATCCTAAATTATTAGACGAGGCCTTTACGCAGGCTTCGTATGTTAATGAGCATCCCAATCAAGGGTTAAAGTACTATGAACGGATTGAATTTTTAGGTGATGCCGTCTTGCAATTAACAGTTTCAGAGTATATTTATCAACGGTATCCTGAGTTACCACAAGGTAAACTAAGCCGTTTGCGAGCTGCAATGGTGCAAGAGGATAGTTTTAGTAAATTTGCTCTGGAATGTGATTTTGATAAATATATTAGGTTGGGTCATGGGGAAGAAATGGCAGGTGCGCGTCAACGTCCATCACTTCTTTGTGATATTTTTGAGTCTTTTATCGGTGCGCTTTATTTGGACCAGGGGAAAGCAGCAGTCGAAGAATTTATTGGACAAGTTATTTTTCCTAAATTAGATCAAGGCTGGTTTGATCATGCCGTTGACTACAAAACAAGTTTACAAGAGCTTTTGCAACGTGATGGTGATGTTGACATTGAGTATGTTGTAATTAACGAGGTTGGTCCGGATAACGATCGTAAGTATCAAGTGGAAGTTCGGGCAGACAATAAAAAAATTGGAGCCGGTGCAGGATCGTCCAAAAAGCATGCAGAAATGCAAGCAGCTCAAAATGCATTGAATGAATTACGACAGGCCGGCAACTAA
- the ffh gene encoding signal recognition particle protein encodes MAFEGLTERLQNAMTKLRRKPTVSEADLRETMREIRLALLEADVNFKVVKDFVKQVQTRAIGADVLKGLNPAQQIVKIVNEELTTTMGTEAVPLNKSEKIPTIIMMAGLQGAGKTTTAGKLALKLKNEENARPMFIAADVYRPAAIDQLEQVAKSIDVPVFQLGTDVDPVEIVRQGLEQAQEQHNDYVIIDTAGRLQIDEKLMDELVNISNLAKPDEILLVVDAMTGQNAVETADGFNDKLELTGVILTKLDGDTRGGAALSIRAVTGKPIKFVGQGEKMTDLDVFHPDRMASRILGMGDMLTLIEKAQQDYDEDQAQKTMEKMRENSFDFNDFLDQMEQVQKMGPLEDVMKMIPGMANNPAMKNVNVNPKDMDHIKAIVYSMTPAERENPDVLNPSRRRRLAGGAGRPIVEVNRMIKQFGEMKKMMKQVSSGNMNGMEQMMGGSMPGGKMGKLAMNIMARKMKKNKKKRNKKNKKRR; translated from the coding sequence ATGGCATTTGAAGGATTAACTGAACGACTCCAAAATGCGATGACTAAGTTACGGCGAAAACCAACTGTTTCAGAAGCTGATTTACGCGAAACAATGCGTGAAATTCGGTTGGCATTGTTGGAAGCCGATGTCAATTTCAAAGTGGTTAAGGATTTTGTCAAACAGGTACAAACACGTGCCATAGGGGCAGATGTTTTAAAGGGTTTAAATCCGGCTCAACAAATTGTTAAAATTGTTAATGAAGAACTAACCACAACCATGGGAACTGAGGCAGTTCCCTTAAATAAATCAGAAAAGATCCCAACGATCATCATGATGGCTGGGTTGCAAGGGGCAGGTAAAACTACTACTGCTGGTAAATTGGCTTTAAAGCTAAAAAATGAAGAAAATGCACGACCAATGTTTATTGCGGCCGATGTTTACCGTCCCGCTGCGATTGATCAATTAGAACAAGTAGCTAAGTCAATTGATGTTCCGGTTTTCCAACTAGGAACAGATGTCGATCCAGTTGAAATCGTGCGCCAAGGACTTGAACAAGCACAGGAACAACACAATGATTACGTCATCATTGATACTGCTGGTCGACTACAAATTGATGAAAAATTGATGGATGAGTTAGTTAATATTTCTAATTTAGCTAAACCAGATGAAATTTTGCTGGTAGTGGATGCAATGACCGGGCAAAACGCGGTTGAGACAGCGGATGGTTTCAATGATAAGTTGGAATTGACGGGGGTTATTTTAACCAAGTTAGATGGCGATACCCGTGGTGGTGCTGCCTTATCAATTCGGGCAGTTACCGGCAAACCAATTAAGTTCGTTGGACAAGGTGAAAAAATGACCGATTTGGATGTCTTCCATCCAGATCGAATGGCTTCTCGAATTTTGGGAATGGGCGATATGCTCACCTTAATTGAAAAAGCCCAACAGGATTATGACGAAGATCAAGCGCAAAAGACAATGGAAAAGATGCGTGAGAATTCGTTTGATTTTAATGATTTCTTAGATCAGATGGAGCAAGTCCAAAAAATGGGACCATTAGAAGATGTTATGAAAATGATCCCAGGAATGGCCAATAATCCAGCCATGAAGAATGTAAACGTGAATCCAAAAGATATGGATCACATCAAAGCGATTGTTTATTCGATGACTCCCGCTGAACGTGAAAATCCAGATGTCCTTAATCCTAGCCGGCGTCGTCGGTTGGCTGGTGGAGCTGGTCGGCCAATCGTAGAAGTTAACCGAATGATTAAGCAATTCGGCGAGATGAAAAAAATGATGAAACAAGTTTCCAGTGGAAACATGAATGGCATGGAACAGATGATGGGTGGCTCAATGCCAGGCGGTAAAATGGGCAAGCTGGCAATGAATATCATGGCTCGGAAGATGAAGAAAAATAAGAAAAAAAGAAATAAAAAAAATAAGAAGCGCCGTTAA